The Thermotoga caldifontis AZM44c09 genomic interval GAGAAACAACATGAAACTCAAAGAGGCGCTTATCAGAAGCAGCGCCAGTTTGAGCAGAATCTTTACACGGTTCAGAAGTTTCTCTTTTCCTTTCACATCCTGCCTCCTGAAAGACAGCAACGTTGAACTTCGAAGTGCGATCGTTGTGGATCTTGCTCGTTGCTAAGGTCGATCACAACCACGTGCAGTTTTTCATCTCAAGCTTTCACACGACGTTTTCATCTCTTTCGGAAATCCACCAGTTCGGCCACGTAGCCCTGATCCGGCAACTCGAATTTGAGTATCAGATCTATTTCCTTTGACGCCACCCAGCTGAAGAGTTTTTGATCGTTCGAATAGAAACTGAAGCGCCTTCCTGTGTACTTGCCCACTTTTTCGTCCTTCTCGTAGACGATCTTCATACCATAGAAGTTCAGCGTCGATGGTCTGTCCAGATCCACCATCTGCAAAAACTGCAAAAAAGCTGGATTGTACGCGTAGCTCAGCATCGTGTAGATGTACGGTAAAGCGAAGGCCTCGTAATCGAACTCGTCCTCAACGGTGAACTTGACGCTGTAGGTGACTTCGTAACCTCCCTGCTTTAACTTGTCGAACTGCAGCAACACGGTGGCCGTTCTTTCGTCTACGGAGACTCTGTAGGTGATGGATTGGTAGTTCAGGAAGTTCACCTGCGTTTCGTAAGCTAAAGCAACAACGGTGAGTAGCAGTGCTGAAAGCACCACAAATTTCTTCATGCCTATCGCCCCCTCGGTAGTGTAGTCCATCACATTTTACCACGCCGCGATCGCACAACGGTAGAAAAAAAAATAATAAAGCAATATGATCGTTAAAAAGTTTGATGGTTCGGAGGTGAAAGGTTTTCCATGCAATATGATTTGAAAGCATTTTTTACCGGTAAAACACAATTTTAATTGTTAACAGAGCTCTGTGCAAAACATATAATCTTGAAAGATCAAAACTTGAATAAAACTTTGCACTTCGATCGAAGGAGGCATGCAAAATGAAATCTCTGAGAGCCAAGATGCTACTGTTGATACTGCTACCTGTGGTTGCAGGTCTGATCGTGGCAGGATTGGTGAGCTATTTGCTCAGCAACTCTACGGTCACAGACTACGTAGAAGAAAGCAGCTCCGAGATAGCCAGTAAAGCTTCAGGCATCGTGGACGAATGGCTCTACGGAGTGATCAAGGAAGTAGAGTGGCTTGCGGGAACTAACGCCGTCATGAACGCTCTCAAGTCGGGCGACTGGAAAGATCTGATGGAGAACTATCTACCACCACGCTTGAAAAATAAACCGTACATCGAAATGGCGTTCATAGCGTATCCGGACGGTAGCGCTCCGACGACGGCTGGAAGTGTCGCTAACGTCGCGGACAGAGAATACTTCAACAAGATCATGAAGCAGAATTACTCTGTGGTTGTCAGCGATGCGCTCGTGTCAAAGGCCACCGGGAAGAACATCTTCGTGATCGCCACCGTGGTGAAGGACAGTTCGGGAAAAACCCTGGGTTTGTTCGGTGCCACTGTGCTGCTCGATACGATAAGCAAGATCGCATCCGGGATCAAGGTTGGTAAGAGTGGTTACGGCTGGGTGATCGATTCGAAGGGGCAGATCGTGGCGCACCCGAATTCAGATTATTTGATGAAACTGAACGTTCTGGACGCCTCGAAACAAGGTTTCAAAGGTCTCGAAGACGTTGCCAAGAAAGCCCTCGCCAAGGAATCTGGATTTGGAAAGATCACCAACCCCAAAGGCGAAATTGAGTACGTTTTCTACGCACCGCTGCATTATGCGGAGGGTTGGTCTTTCCTCGTGAGCGTGCCAGAAAAGCAGATCCTTTCGACGGTCAAAGGTTTGACGATTCCAATAATCATCATCTTCATCGTTCTTGCGGCGATCATGGCGGCTTTAATACTGTACACGAGTACCTCGATTTCCAAACCCATCAAGACTCTTGCGGGAAGGGCGCTCGAGTTTGGCAAAGGAGACCTCACGGTCAGGTTCGAAGCGAAAGGCAGAGACGAAGTTGCACAGATGGCCCAGGCACTCAACCAGATGGCAGACACCTTGAGAGAGTCTGTGAAGATCATAAACGAATCTTCCACGCAGGTCCACGATTCTGCACAGAATCTTGCAAGCACTGCACAGGAACTGAGCGCCTCATCAGAAGAGCTTGCATCGCAGATGGAAGAAGTCAACAGATCTGTCCAGAACGCGTCCGCTTCGATAGAAGAAGTCACAAGCGGCATAGAAGAAGTTGCAGCCAGTGCACAGAACGTATCCAAAGCTGCCCAGATGCTTTCTGAAAGATCCAGCCAGGTGAACGCTGCTGCGAAGGAAGGAGAGAAGGCCATAAAGAACATAGTGGAGATGATAAGACAAGCGAAA includes:
- a CDS encoding methyl-accepting chemotaxis protein, with protein sequence MKSLRAKMLLLILLPVVAGLIVAGLVSYLLSNSTVTDYVEESSSEIASKASGIVDEWLYGVIKEVEWLAGTNAVMNALKSGDWKDLMENYLPPRLKNKPYIEMAFIAYPDGSAPTTAGSVANVADREYFNKIMKQNYSVVVSDALVSKATGKNIFVIATVVKDSSGKTLGLFGATVLLDTISKIASGIKVGKSGYGWVIDSKGQIVAHPNSDYLMKLNVLDASKQGFKGLEDVAKKALAKESGFGKITNPKGEIEYVFYAPLHYAEGWSFLVSVPEKQILSTVKGLTIPIIIIFIVLAAIMAALILYTSTSISKPIKTLAGRALEFGKGDLTVRFEAKGRDEVAQMAQALNQMADTLRESVKIINESSTQVHDSAQNLASTAQELSASSEELASQMEEVNRSVQNASASIEEVTSGIEEVAASAQNVSKAAQMLSERSSQVNAAAKEGEKAIKNIVEMIRQAKDKVEQTAVVVSELSQQAKNIGQILQTINSIAEQTNLLALNAAIEAARAGEAGRGFAVVADEIRKLAEESKRATDRIGQILSQISQGAMKADGATKEVVGVVEGISKDAEGVEGQFRKIAEQIDGMVSQIESLAASAEEQSAAAEEMSSAMDTATKSISTIAHQIEEMTKAVKEQANASQGVSSLSEEMSSIAESLVEQVRKFKI